The Longimicrobiaceae bacterium genomic interval GGACCGGGCGGGCGGGTGGCGGCGGAGCGCGGGAGGCTCGCTGCGGCTGCGCCCGAGCGGCGCGCTGCAGGTGACCGTGGGTCCCAGCGTGGAGCGGAGCCACGGGACCGCGCAGTACGTCACCACGGTGGAGGACCCGCGCGCCCGGGACACCTTCGGGAGGCGGTACGTGTTCGCGGGGATCGACCGGACCACCCTCTCCGCCACCACCCGCGTGAACTGGACCTTCTCGCCGACGCTGAGCCTGCAGCTCTTCGCGCAGCCGTACGTCGCCTCCGGCGACTACGGCGGCTACCGGGAGCTGGAGGCGCCGCGCACCCGCGACTTCGCGGTGTACGGGCGCGACCGGGGGACGCTCTGCTCCTACGCCACCGCGGGCGGCGTGCGCCACGCGGTGGACCCGGTGGGCGCGGGCGCCTGCCCCGCCTCCTTGCCGGCGGCCGGGGACGAGCGCTTCACCGTCCGGTTCGGGGAGCGGGACGTGAACCTCCGCTCGCTGCGGGGGAACGCGGTTCTGCGGTGGGAGTACCGCCCCGGCTCCACCCTCTTCCTGGTGTGGCAGCAGCAGCGGAGCGAGGACGCGGCGCTGGGCGACTTCCGCTTCGGGCGGGACTCCGGCGCCCTCTTCCGCGCCCCCGCCGAGAACGTCTTCCTGGTGAAGATGACGTACTGGCTGGGCTACTGACCCGCGGCGGCCGGGGAGGCGGCGAAGGTGAACCGTCTCTCCGTCCACCCCTCCTCCCCGGCGGCCATGCCGCGCTCCACCAGCGTCACGGCGCCGCGGCCGGCCAGGAGCACGGTGGAGGCGCGGGTGCCGTACTCCGGGCTGCGGATGAAGGGGGAGGAGAGGACCCGCTCCAGCTCGATCCCGACCCCCGTGTCGGGGAGGAGGGGGTCGGCCGCGGGCTCCGCGTCCCACAGGAGGCGGAAGAGCGCCTCCGGGTCCACGGGGCCGCCCCCGCCGAGGATCGCCCGGAGCCCGGCCTTCCCCCGCTCCACCTTGGGCCAGGGGGTGTCCAGCAGGGCGTTGCTGACCCCGTACACCCCCGGCACCAACTCCCGCGGCGGCTCCCCGCCTCGGTTCCCGAAGTACCAGAGACGCCCCCCCTCCCCCACCAGCAGGTTGAACCCGGCGTACTCCCCCGCCCGCCCCTCCAGAGCGCGCAGGTACGCCTCCGGCGCCTCCCCCCCGCGGAGGAAGCCGCCCACCAGGTGCCCCCGCGACGGCGCGTCCGGCGAGACGGGGAGCGTGTCCCGGTAGTTGGTGACCGCGGCGAAGCGCCCCCCGCGGGAGACGCCCATCCACGTCCCCCCGCCGCGCAGGTCGCGCCCGGCGAGCACCCCCGGCGCATCGTCCCACCACCCGGCCGGGGCGGTGGGGCGGGTGTAGAACTCGTCGCGGTTGGCGGCCACCACCAGCGGGTAGTCGGGGCGCGCGTCCAGCGCGAGGAGGATCAGGCACATGGAGTGCGAGAGTGCGAGAGTGGAACGGCGGCCCCCCATCCCCCGGCCCCTTCCCCCGCATGCGGGGGAAGGGGAGCTACAACCTGCCAGAGCTGGGTGCCCGCGTGAGGGATGCGAGCCCGTCAGGGGCGAGACTCCGCGCTGTCTGCGGAGGCTCGCCGCCGTTGCACACGGTCGTATCGTGTGCTACGGCGCCGCAGCCCGACCCCCGCTCCGCGGGGGGCACGCCCGAACCTTGCAGTTCCAGTTGAAAGATACCCCGAACGCGGCGCGGGGATCGGAGTATCAGTGCGCGGGGCGCCCCGCTCCCGAGACCATCCCCTCGCGATGCACGGCCATGCTGCACCACAAGACCTTCGTCCTGGGCCCGGACCACGAGTGGGTGGTGTTCGTGCACGGCGCGGGGGGAAGCTCGTCCATCTGGTACCGCCAGCTCCGCGAGTTCCGGAAGCACTTCAACCTCCTCCTCATCGACCTTCGCGGGCACGGCGCCTCCCCGCCGCGCCTGGAGGCGCGCGACCTGGAGCCGTACACCTTCCGGGAGGTGAGCGCGGAGATCCTGGAGGTGATGGACCACCTGGAGATCCGCTCGGCGCACTTCGTGGGGATCTCGCTGGGGAC includes:
- a CDS encoding NRDE family protein produces the protein MCLILLALDARPDYPLVVAANRDEFYTRPTAPAGWWDDAPGVLAGRDLRGGGTWMGVSRGGRFAAVTNYRDTLPVSPDAPSRGHLVGGFLRGGEAPEAYLRALEGRAGEYAGFNLLVGEGGRLWYFGNRGGEPPRELVPGVYGVSNALLDTPWPKVERGKAGLRAILGGGGPVDPEALFRLLWDAEPAADPLLPDTGVGIELERVLSSPFIRSPEYGTRASTVLLAGRGAVTLVERGMAAGEEGWTERRFTFAASPAAAGQ